In Aggregicoccus sp. 17bor-14, the following are encoded in one genomic region:
- a CDS encoding N-6 DNA methylase, translated as MVRPPHPRDDAPAPRGAGDEAPDEEALVHLFPGLDRKALGAFFTPAPLVERTLSLALAHVGEGAGPLAVVDPACGAGAFLAAAARRRPDALLLGLELSEPVARVCQRRVPSACIHVGDALREDLDRLLAQVPAGARELWVTNPPFNGTSALLHDPEAYARLRALLPRALPPGTSLRDDFAFFLLRAAHRLATHAGALAFITPASLLDAFLYAPVRAALLETLTLREVVDLGASAFHDVQVHTCISVWTSPRERLQPPVRGAGAGALQPRPPEWLLTPVSADAEQLERHWRAVGEPLTQLVPVSLPGVKTRFDELLVDADPQRLLARLEEFARTPPEGLPDFAERHALPTALLPKLWALRAGPPVQVDPRHLRPFFRYRGAHHRGEVPPGARAWCYLDRRLIPRGDHRLRGPYDPHAEAVKLLFNVRELPLSAALLEEAGCVHDHRHARFAPLQVPLAVRERGLKVTRGALDASALGPLVPNLSPRGLAWAERLGGPREAFRAIVRFLNGPEVQERWAPVFGATRIVPVPLE; from the coding sequence ATGGTGCGCCCGCCCCACCCCCGCGACGACGCGCCTGCGCCGCGCGGCGCGGGCGACGAGGCACCGGACGAAGAGGCGCTGGTGCACCTGTTCCCCGGGCTGGACCGCAAGGCGCTCGGGGCCTTCTTCACGCCAGCGCCGCTGGTGGAACGCACCCTCTCGCTCGCGCTGGCTCACGTAGGAGAGGGGGCAGGGCCGCTCGCGGTGGTGGACCCGGCCTGCGGCGCGGGCGCCTTCCTCGCGGCGGCCGCGCGCCGCCGCCCGGACGCGCTCCTGCTGGGCCTGGAGCTGAGCGAGCCGGTGGCGCGGGTGTGCCAGCGCCGCGTGCCCTCGGCGTGCATCCACGTGGGCGATGCGCTGCGCGAGGACCTGGACCGGCTGCTCGCGCAGGTGCCCGCGGGGGCGCGCGAGCTGTGGGTGACGAACCCGCCCTTCAACGGCACCTCCGCGCTGCTGCACGACCCCGAGGCCTACGCCCGCCTGCGCGCGCTGCTGCCGCGCGCCCTGCCCCCGGGTACCAGCCTGCGCGACGACTTCGCCTTCTTCCTGCTGCGCGCGGCGCACCGGCTCGCCACGCACGCGGGCGCGCTCGCCTTCATCACGCCCGCGAGCCTCCTGGACGCGTTCCTCTACGCCCCGGTGCGCGCCGCGCTGCTCGAGACGCTCACCCTGCGCGAGGTGGTGGACCTGGGCGCGAGCGCCTTCCACGACGTGCAGGTGCACACCTGCATCAGCGTGTGGACGAGCCCGCGCGAGCGCCTGCAGCCGCCGGTGCGCGGCGCCGGCGCGGGGGCGCTGCAGCCGCGGCCCCCCGAGTGGCTGCTCACCCCGGTGTCCGCCGATGCCGAGCAGCTCGAGCGGCACTGGCGCGCGGTGGGCGAGCCGCTCACGCAGCTGGTGCCGGTGAGCCTGCCGGGGGTGAAGACGCGCTTCGACGAGCTGCTCGTGGACGCGGACCCCCAGCGCCTGCTCGCGCGGCTCGAGGAGTTCGCGCGCACGCCGCCCGAGGGGCTCCCGGACTTCGCCGAGCGCCACGCGCTGCCCACTGCGCTCCTGCCCAAGCTGTGGGCGCTGCGCGCAGGGCCTCCGGTGCAGGTGGACCCGCGCCACCTGCGCCCCTTCTTCCGCTACCGCGGCGCGCACCACCGCGGCGAGGTTCCGCCCGGGGCACGCGCCTGGTGCTACCTGGACCGGCGCCTCATCCCGCGCGGGGACCACCGGCTGCGCGGGCCCTACGATCCGCACGCGGAGGCCGTGAAGCTGCTCTTCAACGTGCGCGAGCTGCCCCTGTCCGCGGCGCTGCTGGAGGAGGCGGGCTGCGTGCACGATCACCGCCACGCCCGCTTCGCCCCGCTGCAGGTGCCGCTCGCGGTGCGCGAGCGCGGCCTGAAGGTGACGCGCGGCGCGCTCGATGCGTCGGCGCTGGGGCCGCTGGTGCCCAACCTCTCGCCGCGCGGGCTCGCCTGGGCCGAGCGCCTGGGCGGCCCGCGCGAGGCGTTCCGCGCCATCGTCCGCTTCCTCAACGGCCCCGAGGTGCAGGAGCGCTGGGCTCCCGTCTTCGGGGCCACCCGCATCGTGCCGGTGCCCCTCGAGTGA
- a CDS encoding acyl-CoA desaturase, whose translation MAVILTFFVAHWILCVFFQSFFQHRYAAHRMYTMGPRTEKVMHLLTYLVQGSSYLSPRGYAILHREHHAFSDTERDPHSPWFHKDALRMMLRTKKTYDDYAYGRKQPEARFLGGYPEWKFVDQTLGQSWVMRLVWIGLYTAFYVHFHTAAWQFALLPIHFVMGPVHGAIVNWAGHKYGYQNFDNGDKSRNTLPMDVLCMGELFQNNHHKFGMSPNFAARRWELDPTWQVMKVLAAARLIEIATPQRAVYPEPHVEARAAA comes from the coding sequence ATGGCCGTCATCCTCACGTTCTTCGTCGCGCACTGGATCCTGTGCGTCTTCTTCCAGAGCTTCTTCCAGCACCGCTACGCGGCGCACCGCATGTACACGATGGGGCCGCGCACCGAGAAGGTGATGCACCTGCTCACGTACCTCGTGCAGGGCTCCTCGTACCTGTCGCCGCGCGGCTACGCCATCCTGCACCGCGAGCACCACGCCTTCAGCGACACCGAGCGCGACCCGCACTCGCCCTGGTTCCACAAGGACGCGCTGCGCATGATGCTGCGCACCAAGAAGACCTACGACGACTACGCCTACGGCCGTAAGCAGCCCGAGGCACGCTTCCTCGGGGGCTACCCCGAGTGGAAGTTCGTGGACCAGACCCTCGGCCAGAGCTGGGTGATGCGCCTCGTCTGGATCGGCCTGTACACGGCCTTCTACGTGCACTTCCACACGGCCGCGTGGCAGTTCGCGCTGCTGCCCATCCACTTCGTGATGGGCCCGGTGCACGGCGCCATCGTCAACTGGGCGGGGCACAAGTACGGCTACCAGAACTTCGACAACGGCGACAAGTCGCGCAACACCCTGCCCATGGACGTGCTCTGCATGGGCGAGCTCTTCCAGAACAACCACCACAAGTTCGGCATGAGCCCCAACTTCGCCGCCCGCCGCTGGGAGCTGGATCCTACCTGGCAGGTGATGAAGGTGCTCGCGGCCGCGCGCCTCATCGAGATCGCCACCCCGCAGCGTGCGGTGTACCCCGAGCCGCACGTGGAGGCGCGCGCCGCCGCCTGA
- a CDS encoding FRG domain-containing protein, with the protein MDAIRVDSWGQLHEQLFEGSWNEALGRYRPSYAFRGVPDREHDLSTALVRLGGNFARHERDLLRAFRKYARGRADDRSYSVWDWLALAQHHGLPTRLLDWTFSPYVALHFLTEDPAQYDVEGAVWCVDYRVTNRALPAALKRQLQREGADVFTAEMLHAAATDLGSFDQLTRKPFVLFFEPPSLDERIVNQFALFSVMNGAPWRIDEFLAHQRMGVRKLLIPARLKAEIRDKLDQANITERVLFPGLDGLCRWLRRYYSPMGLPAGLPAAPQVPEPPESEDVGSGAGSEEPARGTRRNRVAKTRARTRGAPARGRSAHARSGH; encoded by the coding sequence GTGGACGCCATCCGGGTGGACAGCTGGGGCCAGCTGCACGAGCAGCTCTTCGAAGGCTCCTGGAACGAGGCCCTGGGGCGCTACCGCCCGAGCTACGCCTTCCGCGGCGTGCCGGACCGCGAGCACGACCTGTCCACCGCGCTGGTGCGCCTGGGCGGCAACTTCGCGCGCCACGAGCGCGACCTGCTGCGCGCCTTCCGCAAGTACGCGCGCGGCCGCGCCGACGACCGCTCCTACTCGGTGTGGGACTGGCTCGCGCTCGCGCAGCACCACGGCCTGCCCACGCGGCTCCTGGACTGGACCTTCAGCCCCTACGTGGCGCTGCACTTCCTCACCGAGGACCCGGCCCAGTACGACGTGGAGGGCGCCGTGTGGTGCGTGGACTACCGGGTGACGAACAGGGCGCTGCCCGCGGCGCTCAAGCGCCAGCTGCAGCGCGAGGGCGCGGACGTGTTCACCGCCGAGATGCTGCACGCGGCCGCCACGGACCTGGGGAGCTTCGACCAGCTCACCCGCAAGCCCTTCGTGCTCTTCTTCGAGCCGCCCTCGCTCGACGAGCGCATCGTGAACCAGTTCGCGCTCTTCTCGGTGATGAACGGGGCACCCTGGCGCATCGACGAGTTCCTCGCGCACCAGCGGATGGGCGTGCGCAAGCTGCTCATCCCCGCGCGCCTCAAGGCGGAGATCCGCGACAAGCTGGACCAGGCCAACATCACCGAGCGCGTGCTCTTCCCGGGGCTGGACGGGCTGTGCCGCTGGCTGCGCCGCTACTACAGCCCCATGGGGCTCCCCGCGGGACTGCCCGCCGCGCCGCAGGTGCCGGAACCTCCCGAGAGCGAGGACGTCGGCAGCGGCGCTGGCAGCGAGGAGCCCGCGCGCGGCACGCGGCGCAACCGTGTTGCAAAAACGCGAGCGCGCACGCGCGGAGCACCCGCTCGGGGGCGCTCCGCGCACGCGCGCTCAGGGCACTGA
- a CDS encoding sulfatase, giving the protein MSPSLRPPLPLPRAALLGCRAGLCALLALYTACAVFNMRLGYQGNESALLNALVWNEWRSVVLWQVGRLLLAYSLVGLVSGALFGLAVGLRWPRRGAVLWAGALGPLLLDALLVAADMAQHPHLYAATLYGRGGAWAALLRGLSGTNPWLFRAPALLLVLAPLVALAGAALRRLRVAPRPGVAAVSGALALGALLFGVHGAAQLRTAQATRAPERPNLLILASDGLRPDHLSGNGYARPTSPNLDALMAHGTRFSDAVVQLPRTAPSWATLLTSRWAGAQPVRHTLVDAAAREARLPTLATALSAAGYRTVALSDYAGDLFSRFAFGFDEVQAPGFDFPGLIRQRMLITHVALLPFTALVPSLFPEREQFPELTDPSPLRARALDALGRLDARGEPFALLLFASTTHFPYAAPWPEEGRFVPEGYRGPWRFGATPQMEVDPQRAPAGPEDVAALVGNYDAGVAAFDALAGDVLAALERRGLAGRTLVVLLSDHGEHLMEVPGRGQGHGEHLWGAESLRIPLALRLPGRVTEGRTVAQRVRSLDVAPTLLALLGVGAPASFQGRSLAPLVAPGAVQALPDAPALLETDVWFSDRDGEPYQRLRLPYPWVYETARVEPPRGDIALKPAWEETVERAKHRGLYWGRWKLLELPTPAGLQLQLYDVQADPEERVDVAGAHPEVVAQLRALLARERVRAQPSAP; this is encoded by the coding sequence GTGTCCCCCTCCCTCCGCCCTCCCCTGCCGCTGCCCCGCGCGGCCCTGCTCGGCTGCAGGGCGGGGCTCTGCGCCCTGCTCGCGCTCTACACGGCCTGCGCGGTCTTCAACATGCGCCTGGGCTACCAGGGCAACGAGAGCGCGCTGCTCAATGCGCTCGTCTGGAACGAGTGGCGCTCCGTCGTGCTGTGGCAGGTGGGCCGGCTCCTGCTCGCCTACTCGCTCGTGGGGCTCGTGAGCGGCGCGCTGTTCGGCCTGGCCGTGGGGCTGCGCTGGCCGCGCCGTGGCGCGGTGCTCTGGGCGGGCGCGCTGGGGCCGCTGCTCCTGGACGCGCTGCTGGTGGCGGCGGACATGGCCCAGCACCCCCACCTCTACGCGGCGACGCTGTACGGGCGCGGCGGTGCGTGGGCGGCGCTCCTGCGGGGGCTGAGCGGAACGAACCCGTGGCTCTTCCGGGCGCCCGCGCTGCTGCTCGTGCTCGCGCCCCTCGTGGCCCTCGCGGGCGCAGCGCTGCGGCGGCTGCGGGTGGCGCCGCGGCCCGGGGTGGCGGCCGTCTCGGGCGCGCTCGCGCTCGGGGCGCTGCTCTTCGGCGTGCACGGAGCCGCGCAGCTGCGCACGGCGCAGGCCACGCGCGCGCCCGAGCGCCCCAACCTGCTCATCCTCGCCTCGGACGGACTGCGGCCGGACCACCTCTCGGGCAACGGCTACGCGCGCCCCACCTCGCCGAACCTGGACGCGCTGATGGCCCACGGCACGCGCTTCAGCGACGCGGTGGTGCAGCTGCCGCGCACCGCGCCCTCGTGGGCCACGCTGCTCACCTCGCGCTGGGCAGGCGCGCAGCCGGTGCGCCACACGCTGGTGGATGCCGCCGCGCGCGAGGCGCGGCTGCCCACGCTGGCCACGGCGCTGAGCGCCGCGGGCTACCGCACGGTGGCGCTCTCCGACTACGCGGGAGACCTCTTCAGCCGCTTCGCCTTCGGCTTCGACGAGGTGCAGGCGCCGGGCTTCGACTTCCCGGGCCTCATCCGCCAGCGCATGCTCATCACGCACGTGGCGCTGCTGCCCTTCACCGCGCTCGTGCCCTCGCTCTTTCCCGAGCGCGAGCAGTTCCCCGAGCTCACGGACCCCTCTCCCCTGCGCGCACGGGCCCTGGACGCGCTCGGGCGCCTCGATGCGCGGGGCGAGCCCTTCGCGCTGCTGCTCTTCGCCTCCACCACGCACTTCCCCTACGCCGCGCCCTGGCCCGAGGAGGGGCGCTTCGTGCCCGAGGGCTACCGCGGGCCCTGGCGCTTCGGGGCCACGCCGCAGATGGAGGTGGACCCGCAGCGCGCGCCCGCGGGCCCCGAGGACGTGGCCGCGCTGGTGGGCAACTACGACGCGGGCGTCGCCGCCTTCGACGCACTCGCCGGAGACGTGCTCGCGGCGCTCGAGCGGCGCGGGCTCGCCGGGCGCACGCTGGTGGTGCTGCTCTCGGACCACGGCGAGCACCTCATGGAGGTGCCGGGGCGCGGCCAGGGCCACGGCGAGCACCTGTGGGGCGCGGAGTCCCTGCGCATCCCCCTCGCACTGCGGCTGCCGGGGCGCGTGACGGAGGGGCGCACCGTCGCGCAGCGCGTGCGCTCGCTGGACGTGGCGCCCACGCTGCTCGCGCTCTTGGGCGTGGGCGCGCCGGCGAGCTTCCAGGGCCGCTCCCTCGCACCGCTGGTCGCGCCCGGTGCAGTGCAGGCGCTGCCGGATGCGCCCGCGCTGCTGGAGACCGACGTCTGGTTCTCCGACCGCGACGGCGAGCCCTACCAGCGGCTGCGGCTGCCCTACCCGTGGGTGTACGAGACGGCGCGCGTGGAGCCGCCCCGCGGCGACATCGCGCTGAAGCCCGCGTGGGAGGAGACGGTGGAGCGCGCGAAGCACCGCGGCCTGTACTGGGGCCGCTGGAAGCTGCTCGAGCTGCCCACGCCCGCGGGGCTGCAGCTGCAGCTCTACGACGTGCAGGCAGACCCCGAGGAGCGCGTGGACGTGGCGGGCGCGCACCCCGAGGTGGTGGCGCAGCTGCGCGCGCTGCTCGCCCGGGAGCGAGTGCGCGCGCAGCCCTCCGCGCCGTAG
- the dnaE gene encoding DNA polymerase III subunit alpha, with the protein MSFTHLHLHTLYSLLDGAIRMKDLIKTVKEKGMTSVAVTDHGNMFGTIDFYKKAKDAGIKPIIGLEAYVAGPKGRGDRTEKVANHLILLAKNAEGYANLRYLSSTAYMDGFYYHPRLDKQVLKEHSKGLVGLTACLGGEVTSAAFRGDMDHARRAALEYKEIFEPDSFFLEIQSNGMEEQEKANTNLKQLSRDIDVPLVATADAHYIKREDAKAHELLMCIASGKTLADGKRMRHSTDKLYVTSPQEMLEFFRDTPEAVHNTQRIAEMCNVELKLGKPMLPTFKVPDGHTPDSFMAELAFKGLHERFHELNYPVDRDAYLARLNLEIGVIQKMGFSGYFLIVQDFINWAKQQNIPVGPGRGSGAGSIVAYALRITDLDPIPYNLLFERFLNPERVSMPDFDIDFCQDRRDEVIKYVGRKYGEMNVGQIITFGSLKAKSVLRDVCRVFGLPFSEGDRIAKLVPEVLNITLKEAIEMEPRLKEMIEKPAALAQIEGKDVTTKDVLEIALALEGLHRQAGMHAAGVVIADKPLWEFVPVYQPPGEKTLITQFAKDEVEAAGLVKFDFLGLKTLTVIQHALDLINRGRKEEEKILRHQIPLDDKPTFELMARGETAGVFQMESSGFTEMVMKLKPSCFEDVIAAGALYRPGPLDSGMVDVFINRKHGRERVSYPHPALEPVLKDTYGVIVYQEQVMQISQVLGGYSLGRADLLRRAMGKKKAEVMQAERAGFLEGCAKNNVDLKVAGEIFDLMEKFAEYGFNKSHSAAYGLITIHTGWLKAHYPVEFMAALLTSEKDNTDKVVLHIGEARAAGHQVLPPDVNLSDLAFGAVEGKIRFGLGAIKGVGEGAIESILEARQNGPFKNLFDFCERVDGRRVNRKVLEALVKAGAFDFEKRPRRQLFETIERAMSRGSSSQKDRAAGQVSLFGMLGGSAAAAAVQNDYAQVEEWTEKERLAYEKEAIGFYVSGHPLHQYDKELKRYARPITAVQRARRDEKMTVAGIVAAMRERPTKTGKRMAWVTLEDLSGSIELVCFPGKDGTRSVMGKDGKWGKQGPKPGFEQWEELLKSDDPILVSGTVQINNRDEETPTAELIVDDIQSLKAVREKRTKRLELRIPADLLTEPRLEKLANLAKQHAGATPVAVTVLFANEAEALIGSTALKVQVSDELLLAVDKLFGMKVAELG; encoded by the coding sequence ATGAGCTTTACGCACCTCCATCTTCACACCCTCTACTCGCTCCTAGACGGGGCGATCCGGATGAAGGACCTCATCAAGACGGTGAAGGAGAAGGGGATGACGAGCGTGGCCGTGACGGATCACGGCAACATGTTCGGCACCATCGACTTCTACAAGAAGGCGAAGGATGCGGGCATCAAGCCCATCATCGGGCTCGAGGCCTACGTAGCAGGCCCCAAGGGCCGCGGCGACCGCACCGAGAAGGTGGCCAACCACCTCATCCTGCTCGCCAAGAACGCGGAGGGGTACGCGAACCTGCGCTACCTCTCGTCCACCGCGTACATGGACGGCTTCTACTACCACCCGCGCCTGGACAAGCAGGTGCTCAAGGAGCACTCCAAGGGCCTGGTGGGGCTCACCGCGTGCCTCGGCGGCGAGGTGACCAGCGCCGCCTTCCGTGGGGACATGGACCACGCCCGCCGCGCGGCGCTCGAGTACAAGGAGATCTTCGAGCCCGACTCCTTCTTCCTCGAGATCCAGAGCAACGGGATGGAGGAGCAGGAGAAGGCGAACACCAACCTCAAGCAGCTCAGCCGCGACATCGACGTGCCGCTCGTGGCCACCGCGGACGCGCACTACATCAAGCGCGAGGACGCCAAGGCGCACGAGCTGCTCATGTGCATCGCGAGCGGCAAGACGCTCGCGGACGGCAAGCGCATGCGCCACTCCACGGACAAGCTCTACGTCACGAGCCCCCAGGAGATGCTCGAGTTCTTCCGGGACACGCCCGAGGCCGTGCACAACACCCAGCGCATCGCCGAGATGTGCAACGTGGAGCTCAAGCTGGGCAAGCCGATGCTGCCCACCTTCAAGGTCCCGGACGGCCACACCCCGGACAGCTTCATGGCGGAGCTCGCCTTCAAGGGCCTGCACGAGCGCTTCCACGAGCTGAACTACCCGGTGGACCGCGACGCCTACCTCGCCCGCCTCAACCTGGAGATCGGCGTCATCCAGAAGATGGGGTTCAGCGGCTACTTCCTCATCGTGCAGGACTTCATCAACTGGGCGAAGCAGCAGAACATCCCGGTGGGACCGGGCCGCGGCTCGGGCGCGGGCAGCATCGTCGCGTACGCGCTGCGCATCACCGACCTGGACCCCATCCCGTACAACCTCCTCTTCGAGCGCTTCCTCAACCCCGAGCGCGTCTCGATGCCGGACTTCGACATCGACTTCTGCCAGGACCGGCGCGACGAGGTGATCAAGTACGTCGGCCGCAAGTACGGCGAGATGAACGTCGGGCAGATCATCACCTTCGGCTCGCTCAAGGCGAAGAGCGTGCTGCGCGACGTGTGCCGCGTCTTCGGCCTGCCCTTCAGCGAGGGTGACCGCATCGCGAAGCTGGTCCCCGAGGTGCTCAACATCACCCTGAAGGAGGCGATCGAGATGGAGCCTCGCCTCAAGGAGATGATCGAGAAGCCCGCGGCGCTCGCGCAGATCGAGGGCAAGGACGTCACCACCAAGGACGTGCTCGAGATCGCCCTCGCGCTCGAGGGCCTGCACCGCCAGGCCGGCATGCACGCGGCCGGCGTGGTCATCGCCGACAAGCCCCTCTGGGAGTTCGTCCCCGTCTACCAGCCCCCGGGCGAGAAGACGCTCATCACCCAGTTCGCCAAGGACGAGGTCGAGGCCGCCGGCCTCGTGAAGTTCGACTTCCTCGGCCTCAAGACGCTCACCGTCATCCAGCACGCGCTGGATCTCATCAACCGCGGGCGCAAGGAGGAGGAGAAGATCCTCCGCCACCAGATCCCCCTGGACGACAAGCCGACCTTCGAGCTGATGGCCCGCGGCGAGACGGCGGGCGTGTTCCAGATGGAGTCGAGCGGCTTCACCGAGATGGTGATGAAGCTCAAGCCCAGCTGCTTCGAGGATGTCATCGCCGCCGGCGCGCTCTACCGCCCGGGTCCCCTGGACTCCGGCATGGTGGACGTCTTCATCAACCGCAAGCACGGGCGCGAGAGGGTCAGCTACCCGCACCCCGCGCTCGAGCCGGTGCTCAAGGACACGTACGGCGTCATCGTGTACCAGGAGCAGGTGATGCAGATCTCCCAGGTGCTGGGAGGCTACAGCCTGGGCCGCGCGGACCTGCTGCGCCGCGCGATGGGCAAGAAGAAGGCCGAGGTCATGCAGGCCGAGCGGGCCGGCTTCCTCGAGGGCTGCGCGAAGAACAACGTCGACCTGAAGGTGGCCGGCGAGATCTTCGACCTGATGGAGAAGTTCGCCGAGTACGGCTTCAACAAGAGCCACTCGGCCGCCTACGGCCTCATCACCATCCACACCGGCTGGCTCAAGGCGCACTACCCCGTCGAGTTCATGGCGGCCCTTCTCACCAGCGAGAAGGACAACACCGACAAGGTGGTGCTGCACATCGGTGAGGCGCGCGCCGCAGGCCACCAGGTGCTGCCGCCGGACGTGAACCTCTCGGACCTCGCCTTCGGCGCGGTCGAGGGGAAGATCCGCTTCGGCCTCGGCGCCATCAAGGGCGTGGGCGAGGGCGCCATCGAGTCCATCCTCGAGGCGCGCCAGAACGGCCCCTTCAAGAACCTCTTCGATTTCTGCGAGCGCGTGGACGGCCGGCGCGTGAACCGCAAGGTGCTCGAGGCCCTGGTGAAGGCCGGCGCCTTCGACTTCGAGAAGCGCCCGCGCCGCCAGCTCTTCGAGACCATCGAGCGCGCCATGTCGCGCGGCAGCAGCAGTCAGAAGGACCGCGCCGCCGGCCAGGTGAGCCTCTTCGGCATGCTGGGCGGCAGCGCCGCCGCGGCCGCCGTGCAGAACGACTACGCCCAGGTGGAGGAGTGGACCGAGAAGGAGCGGCTCGCCTACGAGAAGGAGGCGATCGGCTTCTACGTGTCCGGCCACCCGCTGCACCAGTACGACAAGGAGCTCAAGCGCTACGCGCGCCCCATCACCGCGGTGCAGCGCGCCCGGCGCGACGAGAAGATGACCGTGGCGGGCATCGTCGCCGCGATGCGCGAGCGCCCCACCAAGACGGGCAAGCGCATGGCCTGGGTGACGCTCGAGGACCTCTCTGGCTCCATCGAGCTGGTGTGCTTCCCCGGCAAGGATGGCACCCGCAGCGTGATGGGCAAGGACGGCAAGTGGGGCAAGCAGGGCCCCAAGCCCGGCTTCGAGCAGTGGGAGGAGCTGCTCAAGAGCGACGATCCCATCCTGGTGAGCGGCACCGTGCAGATCAACAACCGCGACGAGGAGACGCCCACGGCGGAGCTGATCGTGGACGACATCCAGAGCCTCAAGGCCGTGCGCGAGAAGCGCACCAAGCGCCTCGAGCTGCGCATTCCCGCGGACCTGCTCACCGAGCCGCGCCTGGAGAAGCTCGCGAACCTCGCCAAGCAGCACGCGGGCGCGACCCCCGTCGCCGTCACCGTGCTCTTCGCCAACGAGGCCGAGGCGCTCATCGGCTCCACCGCGCTCAAGGTGCAGGTGAGCGACGAGCTGCTGCTCGCCGTGGACAAGCTCTTCGGGATGAAGGTCGCCGAGCTCGGCTGA
- a CDS encoding DUF3999 family protein, with amino-acid sequence MTRLSAVLLLLAAALAQASEPEDFARQWPVSAQEEGAYAVELTPEVYAQARQPDLSDVAAFDAKGEALAFGPMPAAYVPPRGTWRPARWFPLPAPRPGSGSGSGSDDLRVLVRRSAQGELTLDSSVRRGRGEEADGRDLLIDVQGGEQQVDALALDFAPDAPAFSAEARVEASDDLRSWRTVASGVPVALLRQGDQTLLRRHVELSPGPATYLRVRVSGEGAAPAVRGVQLRLRAPGAVPRPQWLEARFVQKDERGGYVYALPARVPAEQLDVQLGADNAVAHLSVQSREGEDAPWRPQAAMTAFRLRGAGLELVNEPAVLAPTRERQWRLQSTTPLARPPVLRLAYVPERWLLLTHGPAPFRVVAGSERARRDDYPLDALVAQVRAKYGPEWEPVRATLGASEAAGGEEALRPVPKGGARTYVLWGVLVLGALAVVAMVLQLLKAPPPARG; translated from the coding sequence ATGACCCGCCTCTCCGCCGTCCTGCTCCTCCTGGCCGCAGCGCTCGCACAGGCCTCCGAGCCGGAGGACTTCGCCCGCCAGTGGCCCGTCTCCGCGCAGGAGGAGGGGGCGTATGCGGTGGAGCTGACGCCGGAGGTGTATGCCCAGGCGCGCCAGCCGGACCTCTCGGACGTGGCCGCCTTCGACGCGAAGGGCGAGGCGCTCGCCTTCGGGCCCATGCCGGCCGCCTACGTCCCGCCGCGCGGCACCTGGCGCCCCGCGCGCTGGTTCCCCCTTCCGGCGCCGCGTCCCGGCTCGGGCTCGGGCTCGGGCTCGGACGATCTGCGCGTGCTGGTGAGGCGCTCGGCGCAGGGCGAGCTCACGCTGGACAGCTCGGTGCGGCGCGGGCGCGGCGAGGAGGCGGACGGCCGCGACCTGCTCATCGACGTGCAGGGTGGCGAGCAGCAGGTGGACGCGCTCGCGCTGGACTTCGCCCCGGATGCGCCCGCCTTCAGCGCCGAGGCGCGGGTGGAGGCGAGCGACGACCTGCGCAGCTGGCGCACCGTGGCGAGCGGCGTGCCGGTGGCACTGCTGCGCCAGGGAGACCAGACGCTGCTGCGGCGCCACGTGGAGCTCTCGCCCGGCCCGGCCACCTACCTGCGGGTGCGCGTGAGCGGCGAGGGCGCGGCGCCCGCCGTGCGCGGCGTCCAGCTGCGCCTGCGCGCCCCGGGCGCGGTGCCCCGGCCGCAGTGGCTGGAGGCGCGCTTCGTTCAGAAGGACGAGCGCGGCGGCTACGTGTACGCGCTGCCCGCGCGCGTCCCCGCCGAGCAACTGGACGTGCAGCTGGGCGCGGACAACGCCGTCGCGCACCTGAGCGTGCAGAGCCGCGAGGGCGAGGACGCACCGTGGCGCCCGCAGGCCGCGATGACCGCGTTCCGCCTGCGCGGCGCGGGGCTGGAGCTGGTGAACGAGCCCGCGGTGCTCGCCCCTACCCGCGAGCGGCAGTGGCGCCTGCAGTCCACGACGCCGCTCGCGCGGCCGCCGGTGCTGCGGCTCGCCTACGTGCCGGAGCGCTGGCTGCTGCTCACCCACGGCCCCGCGCCCTTCCGCGTGGTGGCCGGCAGCGAGCGCGCCCGCCGCGACGACTACCCGCTGGACGCGCTGGTGGCGCAGGTGCGCGCGAAGTACGGCCCCGAGTGGGAGCCGGTGCGGGCCACGCTCGGCGCCTCGGAAGCGGCGGGCGGAGAGGAGGCCCTGCGGCCCGTGCCCAAGGGCGGCGCGCGCACGTACGTGCTGTGGGGCGTGCTGGTGCTCGGGGCGCTGGCCGTGGTGGCGATGGTGCTGCAGCTGCTCAAGGCGCCGCCGCCGGCTCGCGGGTAA